A window of the Drosophila simulans strain w501 chromosome 2L, Prin_Dsim_3.1, whole genome shotgun sequence genome harbors these coding sequences:
- the LOC6730751 gene encoding uncharacterized protein LOC6730751, with protein sequence MEIPINSKVMNKASTSRKTPLEDAKLSTSDQDPSDPHVLANKGREGGQEKSMPIVNPGKPRLKDVLSIYENGGKLGELERYLNIIYKPFYCLALTTSKFHLMKLHLALKSTAFEPNKHTALNVYRYSPIRSIKIYPHGNIYCQAFSKSSARSGLTHILRELMFLGYAPRVRRLKTNAVNATFSVPFNLSLMQFHLENPGVTRYDTSKFPFLVYKMMETTVEIAIFPTGYVIVLFSTSMEITKLAIAHTLPILYRFKDPNQDEYKLSLSSGDIDYKLLWENHFQKNGDRTTDW encoded by the exons ATGGAAATCCCGATCAACAGTAAAGTCATGAACAAGGCATCAACGTCCCGGAAAACGCCACTTGAGGATGCAAAACTGTCGACTTCTGATCAAGATCCATCCGATCCCCACGTCCTGGCGAACAAAGGAAGGGAAGGAGGCCAGGAAAAGTCCATGCCCATCGTGAATCCAGGGAAGCCGAGGCTGAAAGATGTGCTGAGCATATACGAAAATGGGGGCAAACTGGGGGAATTAGAGCGATACTTGAACATTATATACAA ACCCTTCTACTGCTTGGCCCTGACCACGAGCAAGTTCCATCTCATGAAACTGCACCTGGCTTTGAAAAGTACGGCATTCGAACCCAATAAGCATACGGCCTTGAACGTCTATCGCTATTCGCCGATTCGCAGTATAAAGATCTATCCCCATGGCAACATTTATTGTCAGGCCTTTAGCAAGAGCAGCGCCCGCAGTGGCCTAACCCATATATTGCGAGAGCTGATGTTTCTGGGCTATGCGCCTCGTGTGCGACGGCTTAAGACGAATGCGGTCAACGCCACCTTCAGTGTGCCTTTCAATCTGAGTCTGATGCAGTTCCACCTGGAAAATCCGGGTGTGACCCGTTATGACACCTCGAAGTTTCCGTTCCTGGTGTACAAGATGATGGAAACAACGGTCGAGATAGCTATCTTCCCCACGGGCTACGTTATCGTGCTGTTCTCCACCTCTATGGAAATTACCAAGTTGGCCATAGCCCACACCCTGCCCATATTGTACCGCTTCAAGGATCCGAATCAGGATGAATACAAACTGAGCCTCAGCAGCGGCGATATCGACTACAAACTGCTCTGGGAGAATCATTTCCAGAAGAACGGCGACAGGACCACCGATTGGTAA